The following coding sequences lie in one Rutidosis leptorrhynchoides isolate AG116_Rl617_1_P2 chromosome 4, CSIRO_AGI_Rlap_v1, whole genome shotgun sequence genomic window:
- the LOC139840111 gene encoding cold-responsive protein kinase 1 isoform X1: MGMGCCYGAFDSCKPTTTNLPSDAIATNNVKQFSYNSLRSATRNFHPSNRIGGGGFGVVYKGVLRDETHVAIKRLSAESKQGTVEFLTEINMISRIKHPNLVQLIGCCVEDGNRILIYEFLQNNSLATALLGSRGKHVDLNWATRASICKGTASGLAFLHEEAEPHIVHRDIKASNVLLDGDFNPKIGDFGLAKLFPDNVTHVSTRVAGTVGYLAPEYALLGQLTKKVDVYSFGVLMLEIISGRSSSHAAFGEDLFGLVEWAWKLKDEERLLEIVDSDLTDCPDDEVTRFITIALFCTQALSNQRPTMKQVVEMLTKKVNLNVKLLTEPGIYKPHSRSSRSNSDKSEETTRSRGLNAKNPFVTSSSQQVSSNSYSITQMFPR; encoded by the exons ATGGGTATGGGTTGTTGTTATGGTGCTTTTGATTCATGTAAACCAACAACTACAAATCTTCCTTCAGATG CTATTGCTACAAACAACGTTAAACAATTCTCGTACAATTCTTTAAGATCGGCTACAAGGAACTTTCATCCCTCAAATAGGATCGGCGGAGGTGGTTTTGGAGTTGTTTATAAA GGTGTTCTGAGAGATGAGACTCATGTTGCGATTAAGCGTCTTTCGGCTGAATCCAAACAAGGGACGGTTGAATTTTTGACAGAGATAAATATGATATCCAGGATTAAACATCCCAACCTGGTCCAACTCATTGGTTGTTGCGTTGAAGATGGTAACCGAATTTTGATATATGAGTTCCTTCAAAACAATAGCCTTGCTACTGCTTTACTTG GTTCGAGAGGTAAACACGTAGACTTAAATTGGGCTACCCGAGCTAGTATATGCAAAGGAACAGCGTCGGGTCTAGCATTTCTTCATGAGGAAGCTGAACCCCATATTGTCCATCGAGATATAAAAGCAAGTAATGTACTTCTTGATGGAGACTTTAATCCCAAAATAGGAGATTTTGGACTTGCAAAATTATTTCCTGATAATGTCACTCATGTTAGTACTCGAGTAGCAGGAACAGT GGGATACTTGGCTCCTGAGTATGCATTGTTAGGACAACTTACAAAGAAAGTAGACGTGTATAGTTTTGGGGTACTTATGCTCGAAATTATAAGTGGTAGAAGTAGCAGTCATGCGGCTTTCGGGGAGGATCTCTTTGGTTTGGTTGAATGG GCATGGAAGCTCAAAGATGAAGAAAGACTCCTAGAAATCGTTGACTCGGACCTAACAGATTGCCCGGATGACGAGGTTACACGCTTCATTACAATTGCATTGTTTTGTACACAAGCACTTTCAAATCAAAGACCAACAATGAAGCAAGTGGTGGAGATGCTCACAAAAAAAGTTAACCTAAATGTAAAGTTGTTAACAGAGCCTGGAATATACAAGCCACATTCGCGCTCAAGTCGTTCCAATAGTGACAAGTCAGAAGAAACAACGAGATCCCGAGGATTAAATGCCAAAAATCCTTTTGTAACTAGCTCCTCACAACAAGTAAGCAGTAATTCTTACAGTATAACACAAATGTTTCCTAGATGA
- the LOC139840111 gene encoding cold-responsive protein kinase 1 isoform X2, translating to MVLLIHVNQQLQIFLQMGVLRDETHVAIKRLSAESKQGTVEFLTEINMISRIKHPNLVQLIGCCVEDGNRILIYEFLQNNSLATALLGSRGKHVDLNWATRASICKGTASGLAFLHEEAEPHIVHRDIKASNVLLDGDFNPKIGDFGLAKLFPDNVTHVSTRVAGTVGYLAPEYALLGQLTKKVDVYSFGVLMLEIISGRSSSHAAFGEDLFGLVEWAWKLKDEERLLEIVDSDLTDCPDDEVTRFITIALFCTQALSNQRPTMKQVVEMLTKKVNLNVKLLTEPGIYKPHSRSSRSNSDKSEETTRSRGLNAKNPFVTSSSQQVSSNSYSITQMFPR from the exons ATGGTGCTTTTGATTCATGTAAACCAACAACTACAAATCTTCCTTCAGATG GGTGTTCTGAGAGATGAGACTCATGTTGCGATTAAGCGTCTTTCGGCTGAATCCAAACAAGGGACGGTTGAATTTTTGACAGAGATAAATATGATATCCAGGATTAAACATCCCAACCTGGTCCAACTCATTGGTTGTTGCGTTGAAGATGGTAACCGAATTTTGATATATGAGTTCCTTCAAAACAATAGCCTTGCTACTGCTTTACTTG GTTCGAGAGGTAAACACGTAGACTTAAATTGGGCTACCCGAGCTAGTATATGCAAAGGAACAGCGTCGGGTCTAGCATTTCTTCATGAGGAAGCTGAACCCCATATTGTCCATCGAGATATAAAAGCAAGTAATGTACTTCTTGATGGAGACTTTAATCCCAAAATAGGAGATTTTGGACTTGCAAAATTATTTCCTGATAATGTCACTCATGTTAGTACTCGAGTAGCAGGAACAGT GGGATACTTGGCTCCTGAGTATGCATTGTTAGGACAACTTACAAAGAAAGTAGACGTGTATAGTTTTGGGGTACTTATGCTCGAAATTATAAGTGGTAGAAGTAGCAGTCATGCGGCTTTCGGGGAGGATCTCTTTGGTTTGGTTGAATGG GCATGGAAGCTCAAAGATGAAGAAAGACTCCTAGAAATCGTTGACTCGGACCTAACAGATTGCCCGGATGACGAGGTTACACGCTTCATTACAATTGCATTGTTTTGTACACAAGCACTTTCAAATCAAAGACCAACAATGAAGCAAGTGGTGGAGATGCTCACAAAAAAAGTTAACCTAAATGTAAAGTTGTTAACAGAGCCTGGAATATACAAGCCACATTCGCGCTCAAGTCGTTCCAATAGTGACAAGTCAGAAGAAACAACGAGATCCCGAGGATTAAATGCCAAAAATCCTTTTGTAACTAGCTCCTCACAACAAGTAAGCAGTAATTCTTACAGTATAACACAAATGTTTCCTAGATGA